In the Sulfitobacter pacificus genome, one interval contains:
- a CDS encoding universal stress protein — MRKFLVVLDDSTECLNAMRFAALRANHTGGGVEVLSVIPPDEFNHWIGVGDIMREEARERIEVHFEVFAKWMRDKQGVDPELVIREGEPVDEIIAQIAEDKEIGVLVLGASSDKKKGPGPLVTQLTRSAGTLPVPITIVPGDLSKERLEAIT, encoded by the coding sequence ATGCGTAAGTTCCTCGTTGTGCTGGATGATAGCACCGAATGTCTGAATGCCATGCGCTTTGCCGCGCTCAGGGCCAATCACACCGGCGGCGGTGTAGAGGTGCTGTCGGTGATCCCGCCGGATGAGTTCAACCACTGGATCGGTGTGGGTGACATCATGCGCGAAGAGGCCCGCGAGCGGATCGAAGTGCATTTCGAAGTATTTGCCAAATGGATGCGCGACAAACAGGGTGTTGACCCGGAATTGGTCATCCGCGAAGGCGAACCGGTGGACGAGATCATCGCACAGATCGCAGAAGATAAGGAAATTGGTGTTCTGGTGCTTGGCGCTTCTTCCGATAAGAAAAAGGGGCCGGGGCCGCTGGTCACGCAATTGACCCGTTCGGCAGGCACCTTGCCGGTGCCGATCACAATTGTGCCCGGCGACCTCAGCAAGGAACGGCTTGAGGCCATTACCTGA